A region of Thioalbus denitrificans DNA encodes the following proteins:
- a CDS encoding antibiotic biosynthesis monooxygenase family protein, whose product MIRVLIERQFVEGMREELERVVREVIQEAVRAPGYLSGEILRDVEDNNHFVVISNWRSLEHWDAWYASDARRRVMACVEPMLQEPEHITVAEPV is encoded by the coding sequence ATGATCCGCGTACTCATCGAGCGGCAGTTCGTGGAGGGCATGCGAGAGGAACTGGAACGGGTCGTCAGGGAGGTCATCCAGGAGGCGGTGCGCGCTCCCGGCTACCTGTCCGGCGAGATCCTGCGCGATGTGGAGGATAACAACCACTTCGTGGTGATATCCAACTGGCGTTCCCTGGAGCACTGGGATGCGTGGTACGCCTCCGATGCCCGGCGCCGGGTAATGGCCTGCGTGGAGCCGATGCTGCAGGAGCCGGAACACATCACGGTGGCGGAGCCGGTCTGA
- the zapE gene encoding cell division protein ZapE gives MTPLERYQHDLLRDDFLPDAAQETAVRHLQTLHDALLAAETAERSWSARLRRRFSRGPTEPVRGLYFWGGVGRGKTYLVDTFYECLPFEQKMRMHFHRFMQWVHHELDHLKGRPDPLLSVGERLAAQARVLCFDEFHVADIADAMVLGGLMQALFANGVTLVATSNIIPDELYRNGLQRQRFLPAIELIKRHTRVINVDGGVDYRLRTLEKAEIYHWPLDAAAESSLRESFLKLAPEPGMEGEILEIEGRTLSTRSCADDVAWFDFTTLCDGPRSQNDYIELARQFHAVLVSGVPMMDDEQADQARRFISLVDEFYDRNVKLILSAAAPVETLYRGERLRFEFERTRSRLLEMQSHDYLARPHRA, from the coding sequence ATGACCCCGCTCGAGCGTTATCAGCATGATCTCCTGCGCGATGACTTCCTGCCCGACGCGGCCCAGGAAACCGCGGTGCGGCACCTGCAGACGCTCCACGATGCACTGCTGGCGGCGGAGACGGCGGAGCGTTCCTGGAGCGCCCGTCTGCGCCGGCGCTTCTCCCGCGGGCCCACGGAACCCGTCCGCGGGCTCTATTTCTGGGGCGGCGTGGGGCGCGGCAAGACCTATCTCGTGGACACCTTCTATGAATGCCTGCCGTTCGAACAGAAGATGCGCATGCACTTCCACCGCTTCATGCAGTGGGTGCACCACGAACTGGATCACCTCAAGGGCCGGCCCGACCCCCTGCTGAGTGTCGGCGAGCGCCTCGCCGCCCAGGCCCGGGTGCTGTGCTTCGACGAGTTCCATGTCGCGGACATCGCCGATGCCATGGTGCTCGGCGGACTGATGCAGGCGCTGTTCGCCAACGGCGTGACCCTGGTCGCCACCTCCAACATCATCCCCGACGAGCTCTACCGCAACGGGTTGCAGCGCCAGCGTTTCCTGCCGGCCATCGAGCTCATCAAGCGCCACACCCGGGTGATCAACGTGGACGGTGGCGTGGACTACCGGCTGCGTACCCTGGAGAAGGCGGAGATCTACCACTGGCCGCTGGATGCGGCCGCCGAATCGAGCCTGCGCGAGAGCTTCCTGAAGCTGGCGCCGGAACCGGGCATGGAAGGCGAGATCCTGGAAATCGAGGGCCGCACCCTGTCCACCCGCAGCTGTGCCGACGACGTGGCCTGGTTCGACTTCACGACCCTCTGCGACGGTCCCCGCAGCCAGAACGACTACATCGAGCTGGCACGGCAGTTCCATGCCGTGCTGGTGAGCGGTGTGCCGATGATGGACGACGAGCAGGCAGACCAGGCGCGCCGGTTCATCAGCCTGGTGGACGAGTTCTACGACCGCAACGTGAAGCTGATTCTCTCCGCCGCCGCGCCGGTGGAGACGCTATACCGCGGCGAGCGTCTGCGCTTCGAGTTCGAGCGCACCCGCAGCCGGCTGCTGGAGATGCAGTCCCACGACTACCTGGCCCGCCCGCACCGGGCGTGA
- a CDS encoding nucleoside deaminase, whose protein sequence is MEPSAFSFHLPAWVEQFLAEQGTHFPTPAQQMALVVALSERNVEEGTGGPFAAGVFELDGGRLVAPGINLVHREQCAVLHAEVVAVMLAQRRVGHYDLSAPGLAAHGLVTSTEPCTLCQGATLWSGVRSLTCGARDSDARAIGFDEGPKAADWAEALAGRGIRVTRDICREEAVAVLRRYRDEGGLIYNARREPAD, encoded by the coding sequence ATGGAGCCTTCCGCTTTCAGCTTCCACCTGCCTGCCTGGGTGGAACAGTTCCTTGCCGAACAGGGGACGCACTTCCCCACGCCCGCGCAGCAGATGGCGCTGGTGGTGGCCCTGTCCGAGCGCAACGTGGAGGAGGGGACCGGCGGACCCTTCGCCGCGGGGGTGTTCGAGCTGGACGGCGGCCGCCTGGTGGCGCCTGGCATCAACCTGGTGCACCGGGAGCAGTGCGCGGTCCTGCACGCGGAGGTGGTGGCCGTCATGCTGGCCCAGCGGCGCGTCGGCCACTACGATCTCAGTGCGCCCGGGCTCGCCGCCCACGGCCTGGTCACCAGCACCGAGCCCTGCACCCTGTGCCAGGGTGCAACCCTGTGGTCCGGGGTACGGTCGCTGACCTGCGGGGCCCGCGACAGCGACGCCCGGGCCATCGGTTTCGACGAGGGTCCCAAGGCCGCGGACTGGGCCGAGGCGCTGGCCGGCCGGGGCATCCGCGTGACCCGGGACATCTGCCGGGAGGAGGCCGTGGCGGTGCTGCGCCGTTACCGTGACGAGGGCGGCCTCATCTACAACGCCCGCCGGGAACCCGCCGACTGA
- a CDS encoding TerB family tellurite resistance protein, translating to MLQRLQRFFETRVLEHRDEQGRHGGHTLRLAAAVLLVEMTRADFEVSPEERTAVLEALRRAFALPEAELKELRRLAEAEARTAISLYPFTDRINSSYDAGEKRELIRLLWRVAYADGRVDKYEDYLVRKVAELLYVPHRDFIRCKHEAKAEIEAGPGLRPAPPP from the coding sequence ATGCTGCAACGACTTCAACGCTTCTTCGAGACCCGCGTGCTGGAGCACCGGGACGAGCAGGGCCGTCACGGCGGTCACACGCTGCGGCTCGCCGCCGCGGTGCTGCTGGTGGAAATGACCCGGGCCGACTTCGAGGTGAGCCCGGAGGAGCGGACGGCGGTTCTGGAGGCGCTGCGCCGCGCCTTCGCCCTGCCCGAGGCGGAGCTGAAGGAGCTGCGGCGGCTGGCCGAGGCCGAGGCGCGCACGGCCATCTCCCTGTACCCGTTCACCGACCGCATCAACAGCAGTTACGATGCCGGGGAGAAGCGCGAGCTCATCCGCCTGCTGTGGCGGGTCGCCTATGCCGACGGCCGGGTGGACAAGTACGAGGACTACCTGGTGCGCAAGGTGGCGGAGCTGCTCTATGTTCCCCACCGGGATTTCATCCGCTGCAAGCACGAGGCCAAGGCCGAGATCGAGGCCGGACCGGGCCTCAGACCGGCTCCGCCACCGTGA
- a CDS encoding VOC family protein: MNASGTRPLVAGIHHVSLLVADTGRALEFYRDLLGLEQDPRRPELGYPGAWLGIGDRQLHLIELPNPDAAAERPEHAGHDRHLALRVTDIDLLQQRLERAAIPFTRSRSGRAALFCRDPDGNGLEFIGA; this comes from the coding sequence ATGAACGCATCCGGAACGAGACCCCTGGTCGCGGGCATTCACCATGTCAGCCTGCTGGTGGCAGACACCGGGCGGGCGCTGGAATTCTACCGTGACCTGCTGGGCCTGGAGCAGGACCCGCGGCGCCCCGAACTCGGCTATCCGGGCGCCTGGCTGGGGATCGGCGATCGGCAGCTGCATCTCATCGAGCTGCCGAATCCCGATGCGGCGGCGGAACGGCCGGAGCACGCCGGGCATGACCGCCACCTGGCCCTGCGGGTGACCGACATCGACCTCCTGCAGCAACGCCTGGAACGGGCTGCAATACCCTTCACCCGCAGTCGTTCGGGACGCGCGGCACTGTTCTGCCGCGATCCGGATGGCAACGGGCTGGAATTCATCGGCGCCTGA
- a CDS encoding MarR family winged helix-turn-helix transcriptional regulator yields MPERTDSSLGFALLKTAARLRLELAQRLRPFDLTTEQYAVLVQLWEGEGVSQSTLAELLLKDKPNITRIIAKVERKGLVQRDRDPDDRRSYQVHLTPAGRELQNVVMPVVYELREQAYQGLDKTRQNELRRLLDTVFRNLN; encoded by the coding sequence ATGCCGGAAAGAACCGACTCCAGCCTTGGATTCGCACTGCTGAAGACCGCGGCCCGACTGCGCCTCGAGCTGGCCCAGCGGCTGCGACCCTTCGACCTGACCACCGAGCAGTACGCGGTCCTGGTGCAGCTGTGGGAAGGCGAGGGGGTCTCCCAGAGCACGTTGGCCGAACTGCTGCTCAAGGACAAGCCCAACATCACCCGCATCATCGCGAAGGTGGAGCGCAAGGGGCTGGTCCAGCGGGATCGGGACCCGGACGACCGCCGCAGCTACCAGGTCCACCTCACGCCCGCCGGGCGGGAGTTGCAAAATGTGGTGATGCCGGTGGTCTACGAACTGCGGGAACAGGCCTACCAGGGCCTGGACAAGACCCGGCAGAACGAGCTGCGGCGGCTGCTGGACACCGTGTTCAGGAACCTCAACTGA
- a CDS encoding cation-transporting P-type ATPase — protein MRRTTVSDPPRVPWHTIDPEAVFEQLGTGPEGLPLDEVESRLERYGLNQLPQPRRRGPLARLADQFNNLLIYVLLGAALVTALLAHWVDTGVILGVVVINALIGFLQEGKAEKALDAIRGLLSPQATVIRAGRRQVLAAEHLVPGDVVVLQSGDKVPADLRLFRVRDLRIEEASLTGESVPVEKAATAVEPDAVLGDRSSMAYASTLVTYGQGAGVVVATGAGTEIGHISAMLGQVQTLTTPLLKQIAQFGRWLTAAILLLGGFTFLFGVLLRDYSATDMFLAAVGLVVAAIPEGLPAIITITLAIGVQRMARRNGIIRLLPAVETLGAVSVICSDKTGTLTRNEMTVQAVVTAGASYGVTGVGYDPHGAVILDGRDQDPAGQPELNEIARAALLCNDAQVRERDGAWQLDGDPTEGALVTLALKCGLDADYQQQLLPRADTIPFESEHRFMATLHHDHAGHGFVYLKGAPEKVLEMCTRQRRDGEDLPIDPDYWHGRVLELGRNGLRTLALAFRPTGDDHRELAFADVDGGLTLLGLVGIIDPPRQEAIEAVARCRSAGIRVKMITGDHAVTAMAIAGQMGIGDGSAALTGAELEHLDDAALCQRVGGVDVFARTSPEHKLRLVTALQAEGQVVAMTGDGVNDAPALKRSNVGVAMGRKGTEVAKEAAEMVLADDNFASIAHAVEEGRTVYDNIKKSILFILPTNGAEALILVAAVVLGRSLPITPVQILWVNMITAVTLALSLAFEPPEQDVMGRPPRRAEEPILSRFLVWRIIFVSIIAVIGSFGLFIYERQAGMDVEYARTVAVNTLVMFEAFYLLNTRYIDRSVLSREGLLGNRYVLYAIVVVVLFQLLYTYLPWMQLLFQSRPLEGMTWLRIVPVAASVFVLVEMEKALYPYLRRRGSS, from the coding sequence ATGCGCAGAACCACGGTTTCCGATCCACCCCGCGTGCCCTGGCACACGATCGATCCCGAAGCGGTATTCGAGCAACTGGGCACCGGCCCGGAGGGACTGCCCCTGGACGAGGTGGAGTCGCGCCTCGAGCGCTACGGCCTCAACCAGCTACCGCAGCCGCGCCGGCGCGGCCCCCTGGCCCGGCTTGCCGACCAGTTCAACAACCTGCTTATCTACGTGCTGCTCGGCGCGGCGCTGGTCACCGCCCTCCTCGCCCACTGGGTGGACACCGGCGTCATCCTCGGGGTGGTGGTCATCAACGCGCTGATTGGCTTCCTCCAGGAAGGCAAGGCCGAGAAGGCGCTGGATGCCATCCGCGGCCTGCTCTCGCCCCAGGCGACGGTCATCCGTGCCGGCCGACGCCAGGTCCTGGCCGCCGAGCACCTGGTGCCCGGGGACGTGGTCGTACTCCAGTCCGGGGACAAGGTTCCGGCCGATCTGCGCCTGTTCCGGGTCCGTGACCTGCGCATCGAGGAAGCCTCTCTCACCGGGGAATCGGTACCGGTGGAAAAGGCCGCCACCGCGGTGGAGCCGGATGCCGTGCTCGGCGATCGCAGCAGCATGGCCTATGCCAGTACCCTGGTCACCTACGGCCAGGGCGCCGGCGTGGTGGTGGCCACCGGTGCCGGCACCGAAATCGGGCACATCAGTGCCATGCTCGGGCAGGTCCAGACCCTCACCACGCCGCTGCTGAAGCAGATCGCGCAGTTCGGCCGCTGGCTCACCGCGGCCATCCTCCTGCTGGGAGGGTTCACATTCCTGTTCGGCGTTCTGCTGCGTGACTACAGCGCCACCGATATGTTCCTGGCGGCCGTGGGGCTGGTGGTGGCCGCGATCCCGGAGGGTCTGCCGGCCATCATCACCATCACCCTGGCCATCGGCGTCCAGCGTATGGCGCGGCGCAACGGCATCATCCGCCTGCTGCCCGCGGTGGAGACCCTCGGCGCCGTTTCCGTCATCTGCTCGGACAAGACCGGGACGCTGACCCGCAACGAAATGACCGTGCAGGCGGTGGTCACGGCGGGGGCGTCCTACGGGGTGACGGGGGTGGGCTACGATCCCCACGGGGCGGTGATTCTCGACGGCCGTGACCAGGACCCGGCCGGGCAGCCGGAGCTGAATGAAATCGCCCGCGCCGCACTGCTCTGCAACGACGCCCAGGTGCGTGAGCGGGATGGCGCCTGGCAGCTGGACGGCGATCCCACCGAGGGAGCGCTCGTCACCCTGGCACTGAAGTGCGGGCTGGATGCCGACTATCAGCAGCAGCTGCTGCCGCGGGCGGACACGATACCCTTCGAATCCGAGCACCGGTTCATGGCCACCCTGCATCACGACCATGCCGGCCACGGCTTCGTCTACCTGAAGGGTGCGCCCGAGAAAGTGCTGGAGATGTGCACCCGCCAGCGCCGTGACGGCGAGGATCTGCCCATCGACCCCGACTACTGGCACGGCCGGGTCCTCGAGCTCGGCCGCAACGGCCTGCGCACCCTGGCGCTGGCGTTCCGGCCGACCGGGGATGATCACCGGGAACTCGCTTTCGCCGACGTGGATGGCGGGCTGACGCTGCTCGGACTGGTGGGGATCATCGATCCGCCCCGGCAGGAGGCCATCGAGGCGGTGGCCCGCTGCCGGTCGGCCGGGATCCGGGTCAAGATGATCACCGGGGATCATGCCGTCACCGCCATGGCCATCGCCGGCCAGATGGGGATCGGCGACGGCTCCGCCGCCCTGACGGGAGCCGAGCTCGAGCACCTGGACGACGCGGCCCTGTGCCAGCGGGTCGGTGGTGTGGACGTCTTCGCCCGCACCAGCCCCGAGCACAAGCTGCGCCTGGTCACCGCGCTCCAGGCCGAGGGCCAGGTGGTGGCCATGACCGGCGACGGGGTGAACGATGCCCCGGCCCTGAAGCGCAGCAACGTCGGTGTGGCAATGGGCCGGAAGGGAACCGAGGTGGCCAAGGAGGCCGCCGAGATGGTGCTGGCCGACGACAATTTCGCCTCCATCGCCCACGCGGTGGAGGAAGGCAGGACGGTCTACGACAACATCAAGAAATCGATTCTCTTCATCCTGCCCACCAACGGCGCCGAGGCCCTGATTCTCGTGGCCGCGGTGGTGCTGGGGCGGTCGCTGCCCATCACGCCGGTGCAGATCCTGTGGGTGAACATGATCACCGCGGTGACCCTGGCGCTCTCGCTCGCCTTCGAGCCGCCGGAACAGGATGTCATGGGTCGTCCACCGCGCCGTGCCGAGGAACCGATCCTCTCCAGGTTCCTGGTCTGGCGCATCATCTTCGTCTCCATCATCGCCGTGATTGGCAGCTTCGGCCTGTTCATCTACGAGCGCCAGGCGGGCATGGACGTGGAATACGCGCGCACCGTCGCCGTCAACACCCTGGTGATGTTCGAGGCCTTCTACCTCCTCAACACCCGCTACATCGATCGTTCGGTGCTGTCCCGGGAGGGACTCCTGGGCAACCGCTACGTGCTCTACGCCATCGTGGTGGTGGTCCTGTTCCAGCTCCTCTACACCTACCTGCCCTGGATGCAGCTGCTGTTCCAGTCCCGACCGCTGGAGGGCATGACCTGGCTGCGCATCGTCCCCGTGGCCGCCTCGGTGTTTGTCCTGGTGGAGATGGAGAAGGCTCTGTACCCGTACCTGCGCCGCCGCGGGTCGTCCTGA
- the nhaA gene encoding Na+/H+ antiporter NhaA: MSRPEGTLPLLREFYKLESAGGILLIFAAALALVLANSPLDRLYAGFLDIPVEIRIGGLHLAKPLLLWINDGLMAVFFFLVGLEIKREMLAGQLSDPRQVILPAIAAVGGMAVPALIYTAFNLGDPVALEGWAIPTATDIAFALGVLALLGDRVPLSLKVFLTALAILDDMGAILIIAAFYTSNLSPTMLLLALVGTGTLVILNRARVSSTAPYILVGIFLWVCVLKSGVHATLAGVALGLAIPLRDPRDPERSPLRELEHRLHPWVAYGILPLFAFANAGVSFTGLTPASLLEPIPLGIALGLLLGKTVGVFSFSAVPILLGWSRLPEQSTWAGLLGVAILCGIGFTMSLFIGSLAFEQDGLDYAVAVRLGVLGGSLVAAVAGYLLLRRVLPRPASR, translated from the coding sequence ATGAGCCGTCCGGAAGGCACGCTTCCACTGCTGCGCGAGTTCTACAAGCTCGAGTCCGCGGGCGGCATCCTGCTCATATTCGCCGCCGCGCTGGCGCTGGTGCTGGCCAACTCTCCGCTGGACAGGCTCTACGCCGGCTTTCTGGACATCCCGGTGGAGATCCGCATCGGCGGGCTGCACCTGGCCAAACCCCTCCTGCTGTGGATCAACGACGGCCTGATGGCCGTGTTCTTCTTCCTCGTCGGCCTGGAGATCAAGCGCGAAATGCTCGCGGGGCAGCTCTCCGATCCGCGCCAGGTGATCCTGCCGGCCATCGCGGCCGTGGGCGGCATGGCCGTTCCCGCCCTCATCTACACCGCCTTCAACCTCGGCGATCCCGTGGCCCTGGAGGGCTGGGCCATACCCACGGCCACCGACATCGCCTTCGCCCTGGGGGTGCTGGCGCTGCTGGGCGACCGTGTGCCCCTGTCGCTGAAGGTCTTCCTGACGGCGCTGGCCATACTCGACGACATGGGGGCCATCCTCATCATCGCCGCCTTCTACACCAGCAACCTGTCCCCCACCATGCTGCTCCTGGCGCTGGTGGGTACCGGCACCCTGGTGATCCTGAACCGGGCCCGCGTCAGCAGCACGGCACCCTATATCCTGGTGGGCATCTTTCTCTGGGTCTGCGTGCTCAAGTCCGGCGTGCACGCCACCCTGGCCGGCGTGGCCCTGGGGCTGGCCATTCCCCTGCGTGATCCACGCGACCCGGAGCGCTCGCCGCTGCGCGAACTGGAACACCGCCTCCATCCCTGGGTGGCCTATGGCATCCTGCCCCTGTTCGCATTCGCCAACGCCGGGGTCTCCTTCACCGGCCTGACCCCCGCCAGCCTGCTCGAGCCGATACCCCTCGGCATCGCCCTGGGACTGCTGCTGGGCAAGACGGTGGGGGTTTTCAGTTTCAGCGCCGTTCCCATACTTCTCGGCTGGTCCCGGCTGCCGGAGCAGTCGACCTGGGCCGGTCTCCTGGGCGTGGCGATTCTGTGCGGGATCGGCTTCACCATGAGCCTGTTCATCGGCTCGCTGGCCTTCGAGCAGGACGGGCTGGACTACGCGGTTGCCGTGCGGCTCGGAGTGCTGGGCGGTTCCCTCGTGGCCGCCGTGGCCGGCTACCTGCTGCTGCGCCGGGTTCTGCCGCGGCCCGCCAGCCGTTGA